The following are encoded in a window of Rubellicoccus peritrichatus genomic DNA:
- the rlmB gene encoding 23S rRNA (guanosine(2251)-2'-O)-methyltransferase RlmB, whose protein sequence is MSKGHRNQGGRQNRHFAQKIEIEPLSEAEILERLEQKENPFVLILDGVQDPHNLGACLRSADAAGVDFVFAPRKHTVGVTETVRRIACGGADRVPYTQVGNLGMLLEKLKKMGIWLVGTGDEESKLIYEVDLRGPLGIVMGSEASGLRQKNAEKCDHLVKIPMLGSTDCLNLSVATGVCLFEAVRQRI, encoded by the coding sequence GTGAGTAAAGGACATCGCAATCAAGGCGGACGTCAAAACCGTCATTTCGCGCAAAAAATTGAAATCGAGCCACTCTCTGAGGCAGAAATTCTCGAACGCCTTGAGCAAAAGGAAAATCCATTTGTTCTGATCCTTGATGGAGTTCAGGACCCGCACAACCTGGGAGCCTGTCTACGCTCTGCTGATGCTGCTGGTGTGGATTTTGTCTTTGCCCCGAGAAAGCATACCGTCGGAGTTACTGAAACGGTTCGACGAATTGCCTGCGGTGGAGCTGATCGCGTCCCCTACACCCAAGTAGGAAATCTAGGGATGCTTCTCGAGAAACTAAAAAAGATGGGGATCTGGCTGGTGGGAACCGGAGATGAGGAATCCAAGCTCATCTATGAAGTCGATCTGCGTGGACCACTCGGCATTGTCATGGGCTCTGAAGCATCGGGACTGCGTCAAAAGAATGCTGAGAAATGTGATCATTTGGTAAAGATACCGATGCTCGGCTCAACGGATTGCCTGAATCTCTCAGTTGCAACCGGGGTGTGCCTTTTTGAGGCAGTTCGCCAAAGGATTTAA